The DNA region TGAGGATTTGGAGGAAGCCGGCGATGCGGACCGTTACCGGATCTTCGGCGAGCTTCTGTTCGCCTCGCTGCACCAAATTCAGAAGGGGGATCGGGAAGTCCGGCTCGTCAACTATTATGATGAAGAGCAGGCGGTCGTCACCATTCCGCTGGACCCTCTCCTGACGCCTTCGGATAATGCCCAGCGCTATTTTAAAAAATACAACAAATATAAAAACAGCCTGGCCGTCATTAACGAGCAGCTGATCAAGACCCGCGAGGAAATCGGCTATCTCGACAACCTGCTTCAGCAGCTCGACCACGCCACCTTGAACGACATTGACGAAATACGGGAAGAATTGATCCAGCAAGGGTACCTTCGGGACCGAAGCCGCAAGACGAAGAAAAAGAAGAAGAACGACAAGCCTACGCTTCATGTCTACACTTCATCGGAGGGCATCGAGCTGTACGTCGGGAAGAACAATCTGCAGAACGAGTACCTTACCAACCGTCTGGCTTCCCCAAACGATACATGGCTTCACACGAAGGATATTCCAGGGTCGCATGTCGTGATCCGCGGCACCGAATTCGGGGAGGCGACGCTGCAGGAAGCGGCGCAGCTGGCCGCCTACCACAGCCAGGCCAAGGAGTCCAGCAGCGTGCCTGTCGATTACACCTTGATCCGGCATGTCCGCAAGCCAAACGGAGCGAAGCCGGGATATGTCATCTACGATAATCAGAAGACCTTGTTCGTCACGCCGGATGAACAGCTGATCAAGGGACTGCCGAGCACCGTGAAAAACAACCGATAGCGCCCGTCCTTGACCGGGCAGCGGATGGTATAAAAGTATAGAACCGGAATAAAAAACGGGTATCCCCCATGATAACGAAAATCGGGGGTACCCGTTTTTATTGATATGTCTGATTCATATCCGTTCACTGTCCGGATCGCCGTGAATTCCGCAGCTGATCCAGCACCTCGGCCGCTACGCGCCTTGCACCGATGTCTCCGTGAAACACCTCGCCCTGTCTCACGCCATGATAGTCCGAGCCGCCGGTCACGATGAGGCTGTATCGCTCGGCCATGGCCAAGTAGCGGGTTTCATCGTCGGCTCCATGGTCGGAGTGGTACACCTCGATGCCTACCGGCGCGGCCTCCCGAATGATCATATCCACCAGCTCATCGTCCCCGTAAATGCCCGGGTGGGCAAGAACGGGAACGCCTCCTGCATCGCGGATCCAACCGCAAGCCACCGACGGATGAATCCGCTCCTGGGGCACATAGGCTGCCGCCCCTTGGGCGAGATAGCGGTCAAACGCCTCGCGCATGCTGCCTGCATGTCCCTTGCGGACTAACGCATCGGCGATATGAGGCCGGCCGATGCTCTCGTCGGGAGCAAGCTCCCGCCCCAGCCCCCGGATGACTTCATCCATCGTGATGCTGATTCCGAGCTCCTTAAGCTTCGCCAATATCTTCTCATTGCGCAGCTCCCTCGTTCGCCGGAGCTCCGCCAGCCGTCCGAGAAAGACTTCGTCATGGATATTCACATAATACCCCAGGATATGAATGTCCTTGCCGCCGGCCATGGTACTGATCTCCACGCCGGGCACCACCTCAATGCCGAGACGTCCTCCGGCAAGGAGAGCTTCTTCGACGCCGGCGACCGTATCATGGTCCGTAATGGCCAGAGCGTGTAAGCCGCGCTCGAAAGCGAGCTGTACATTTTGAGACGGTCGATTCATTCCATCCGAAGCCTGTGTGTGCGTGTGCAAATCACAGCCTCCCTTTACGTCATCCGGTAATCGTATGGGCATTTCCAATCTCCTTTCGCATTGGGCCATAGCCACAGTACTTGCGGCCGCTGCACGTCTACAAGCGCGGGTTACTGCCGCTGCTCTTTCAAGTAAGTCAGGAAGGTCGTCGCCGACATCGGCAGCAGTGCGGACCGCAGCTGAATCGCATAGAAGTTTCGTCTGAACGATGCATCCGCAATATCAATCATCTTGACCAGCCCGAGCGCCGTTTCGTGCTTGACGGTCGAGGTGGAGAGCATCGTAATCCCGAGCCCCTCCTCCACGGCTGATTTGACCGCGCCGGTGCTGCCGAGCTCCATGACGGTCCGGATTCCCCTGGGGTCAATCCCCCGCTCTATCAACACATCCTCCATCACCTTCCGGGTTCCGGAGCCCTTCTCTCGAAGCACAAACGGATAGGTAAGCACTTCGTGCAGCTCGACCGGATCCGGTCGAGCCGCGAGCGGATGCCCCGACGGGACAATCAGCTTCAGCTCATCCTCCATGACCGGCTCAAGCACCATATCCGGGTGCTCCACCGGGGCTTCGATCAGCCCGAAATTCAATTGATGACCCGCGATCTCCTCGAGGATCTGCGAGGTGTTCATGACCTTCAGCATAATCGAAATGTCGGGATATGCCCGCCCGAAAGGGCCAAGGAGGCGCGGCAGCACATATTCGCCGATGGTCAGGCTTGCGCCGAGCTGGAGCCTTCCCAGCAGCATATTGGAAAAGGCCGCCATCGCCGCATCCGTTTCCCGAGAGAGCTCCAGGATCTTCCGGGCATAGGGCAGCAGAATCCGGCCGGCCTCGCTCAGTTCGATGCGCTTCGTGGAGCGGTTCAGCAGCTTCGTGCCGAAATGCTCCTCCAGGGCCTGGATCTGCATCGTGACCGCAGGCTGGCTCATGTGAAGCGCCTGGGCGGCTGCCGAGAAGCTCCCCCGCTCCGCCACCGTATAGAAAATATGTAGCTGATGAAAATTCATAACGATCGTTACCCCTCTCGCTGCCTGGCTCAACACCATTGTAGCCGATTGCCGGCAAACGCACAAAAAAGACATCCGCGCAGATCGCTCGCATGCCAATGTGGATTTCTATATAGGGATATATTATGTTTAACATTACTTTCGCTTACGGCTGTTCTTGATCAAGGTCATACGCCGCGAATGGCGCAGCCACGAATAATACGACTTCAGGTCGCGAAGCTCGATCGTCTCCGACATGCGTCCCAAAAAAGTCACGATAATCATCCGATGCAGCGGGTTGCCGATAAGATCACGCTCATCCTCCAGCTCGGAAAACTCCGCTACCACGACCAAATCATCGTCAATTAAATAAACGTCCTGTTCATTGCGGTAGTACGGCACGATCCGGTTCTGCTTCAGGCATTCCCACATCCATGCCCCGATTTCCTCATGGGTCGTGTCATCGCCCTTTACCCGATCCGTATACCGGCTTCTCGCATGATTGGTGACGACGATGTCAGCCACTTTTTTATCATTCAATGTAATATAAAACGGCTCGTATGTGCTCCAACGCTCAGTCCCTTTGTCGCGCATGGAATATCACTCTCCACCAAATGGGTCTTTATATCTATGTATATATACCCAACATATTACATCATTCCACTAGGATTCACAAGATTGAAACCTTGCTTCTTGTGAACATTTACCGAAAATTTAGTAATTCCTCTAGTTGTATCTATATTATCGACGGAGATTCCGATTTATTCCAATCTATTTCAGCTATTGCCGATAATTTTTATAAAAATGAAAATACGGTTCTCGGTCGGATCACCGGCTCTCCCCGGCGGACGACGAAAAAGCGGCCCGAAAAGGGCCGCTAATCCGCTTGCTGCAACCTGTGGTTGCCTTATGTTCGTTTCTGACTGTCTTTAAACCAGCGCCTTATAAGGCTTATCTGCAGTCTATGGACCGTAGAACTTCGCCTTGTCAGGACCTTTGCTGTTATATTCCGTCTTAATCTCGTTCCGGTAAGAGCGTTCGATCTTGCGAACATATGATAATCTCCGGATATTCTTCATCGTTTCCTCGGCACGGTCCGCGTTGACGTACATCACAACGTAATGCATCCGGCGTGAAATATAATGCACGCTGCCGTACTTCTCCAGATTCCTCGCTGCCTTTACATCGCTGACCCATATAATAAAACCGGTACGTTCCGCCAACATCCTAAGGTCCTCGCCTCGCTTTCATTCTCTTATCGGCAAACAGCGCTTTATCCGCACTGGCAGGCACCGCCGCTGCCGCAGCCCTTCTTCGGAAGAGGATCGTTGCTAGGGACCTTGATGCTGCTCGAAACCGAGAAGGCAATTCGCTCGGACATTGAGTGCAGAAGATCATCCAGGTTCTTCTCCGCCTGCTTGAACCGGACGACCGGTTCAAAGGCTTCCAGCTCCGCCTCCACCTTGCTGACCTCATCCTTCGCCGAATGGTAGTTCGGATGGAAGTGGCCGAACCGCTGCGTCTCCTCGAACAGCTCCTTCTTGGCTTCCAGCTTCTTGATCAGGCTCTGGATGGCCGGATCACGCTCAACCGCCTGCTTCCAATATAAATAATCCGCCACTTCGACGGAAGCATTAATCATATCGCCGATCTCGTAGGCATAGGTGAGCACCTCGGCCATATCGATCGTGTTTATTTCCGATACGCTCATGAACTCATCCCGCTTCTCTATTAGATTCGTCCCTTGCTTGTGCATTCGTGGACTCTTCCATCATAGCATAACGCACGTCTCTTAAGAAGGGGGGAATTCATACGCTTCCAGGGAGAAGCAGGCGCATTTCTCTCCATTGTCCTTCGCCAAGCTGCACGACCGACTCCGGGCCGCCTGAGTCGGGTGGATACAGGGCGCCCGTCATTTTCCAGGGGTTTCGCCCAAGCTCGCGCGGAATAAATTCCATCCGCCTTCCATCGATCGAAATTTCCAGTTTTACGGATAAAGCGAGCGCCTGCTCCATCATTTGTTTGGCCGTTGAGCTGTGGTAAGCCCGCCATTCCTTCGTCCACATCGCAGGAATCCGCGTGAGATCCGGGAGCAGGGAGTCGATATCGGGCACCTGCTCCTCCATCCCATTCGGCTCGCTCCGGGCTTCGTCAAAGCCACCAACCCGCTCCTCGCTCCCAGCCGCTGCGGAATCCAGAGACCAGGGCAGCGAATAGCGGTTGATTCCGGCACCGGCTACATCGGCAAGGTCGGCAAGGTCGGCAAGGTCGGCAAGGTCAGCGTTGCCCTGCCGAAGCCGGTTGGCCGGCGGATGGGGGCGATTCCCTGAATCGTCCTCCATGCCCCACTGGACGATCGCTGTCCGGACGTGGTCAGGGAATCCGGCTGCCGACCCTTTCTCGAGCAGCTCGATGATCTGATCCGGATCAATGCCTGCCCTAACGGCATCCAAGACCGAGTCCCGGGTCAGCCGATAAACCGACATGACGTCATCCGATAACCGTTCCGTACACAGCGCAGCCTGAAATCTCAGCGTATACGGAACGTCGGGCGGGATCAGGATGTCGAAATCGGGCTGAATATACAGCCGGCCGCATTCTGCCTCGCTGCTTACGATATCCCCGGAAAAAGCCGGCGCCGGGGATGGCGTTATCCGCCACCGGAATACGATGCTCCCGTCGCCATCCGCTCCGAGGTCGATGTACCCGCAGCCGGCCAGCAAACGAAGCCATGGAAGGACATCCCCGGCGTTTAACCGGTTGCTGGTGCCGGAGTCCTCCCCCTTCTGACTGTCGTCATAGCTTTCCGCCAGGAGCAGAACCGGATCGATCCATCGGCCGGAAGGCAGCGACGGATCGCACAGGCGCCAGACGAAATGCTGGTAGGCCGGATTCTCCGGAATGCAGCGTTCCATGAGCATGAAGAGGAGCCTGTTGTCCATCGCTTCGCGCGAAAGCTTGAGCCATTCTCCGAGAGCCCGGCGGTTAATAATCAGCCCGTGGCGCTCGACGGCGGCAAGGCCGAGGGACTGAAGCAGGTCCAGAATAAGCGCTACTTGGGGCGGATACGCTTCATGCTGCGTGAATCGGAGCACCGCCGCATCCAGATCGGCAGGAGAAAGGGCGGCGATTTCCTCCAGCCGCCGGATATGCTTCTTGTGCAGTACGCCGCGGGATGTAACGGCTAAAGAGGTTTTCAGGGCGTAGACCAGCGTATTGAATACATCGAGCGATATGCCGGCACTCCCTTCCTGCAGCAGCCTGGAGGGCTCTGCGGCCTCCGGGACTGACTGCAAGCCGCAAAACGACGATTGAAGGGAACCGAGCTGATGAAACGGAATAAAGTACTCCCACTCGTTCCATCCTTTGCTTGCCGCCCTAATCCATCCCCGTCTTCGCAGGAGCTGCACCCCGAGCTGCACCTCCGCGCCGCTCAAACGCGGAATGATCAAAGTACGCAGATGGTCCTCATTAAAGGGCCGCCCGGCGAACCTGCGCCAAATCGAGCAAAGCACCGTACGCTCCAAGGGACGCAGCTGATCCAGGCTGGCCGTTCCTCCGCTTTCATGATTCCCCATCGCCGTCATGTGCTTGATGCCTCCCTTTTGCCCGCCGGCTTCCGCTCGTTGCGGCCCGAAGCCCGCTTCGCATCCGCAGGGGCGGGTGCCGCCTCCTCCATGACGGTCATCGCATGATACTCGTACCCCTGCTCAATCAAGAACATGCGGCGGCGCAGCGCAAATAATTCCTCGCGGCTGTCCTCGGTTACGAGCGTATAGAAATGCGCCTTGTTCTCACCTTGCTTGGGCCGCAGCAGCCTCCCCAAACGCTGGGCTTCTTCCTGACGCGAGCCGTAGCTGCCGGAAACCTCGATAGCGACCGACGCATCCGGCAGATCCACCGCAAAATTGGCAACCTTCGAGACGACCAGCAGCCGGGTCTCCCCGCTGCGAAAAGCGGCATACCATGCATGCCGTTCATTCTGCGCCATCCGCCCGGTAATGAGCGGGGCCTGCAGCCGATCGGCAATGGCCTTCAGCTGATCCAGGTACTGGCCGATAACGAGAATCTGTGCCCCCGGATGGCGCTCGATAAGCCGGATCAGCGTTGGCAGCTTGACCGGATTCTCGGCCGCGAGCCGATACTGCTCCCGCTTTCCGGCAGCCCGGTATTCGGCTCTCAGATGCGAAGGCATCGGAACCTTAACCTCCAGGCAGTCCACCTCGGCGATCCACCCCTGATCCTCGAGCTCCTTCCACGGCATCTCATACCGCTTCGGACCGATCAGTGAAAAAACGTCATGCTCCCGTCCATCCTCGCGGATCAGCGTGGCCGTCAGCCCCAGACGCCTCGTCGCCTGGATATCGGCGGTGGCGCGAAATACCGGGGCGGGCAGCAGATGAACCTCATCGTATATGATCAGCCCCCAGCGGCGTTCGTTGAACAGCTTCATATGAAGCTGCTCGTCTCCCTTGCCCCGCCGGTGCGTCAATATCTGATACGTAGCGACGGTGACCGGCCGGACTTCTTTGCGATGTCCGGAATATTCGCCGATGTCCTCCGGGGTCAGCGTCGTTTTCTTTAATAGCTCATCGACCCACTGTCTGACCGAGGTCGTATTGGAAGTAAGGATCAGCGTCTCGCACTGCAGCTCGCGCATTGCCGCCATGCCGATTACCGTCTTCCCCGCCCCGCACGGCAGCACGATCACGCCGCTGCCCCCTGCGCCTCCGGCATCCCGAATGGATGCGGCCGCCTCGCGCTGGTAATCGCGAAGCTGAAAGCCCTGCCCGTTCTCCTCCATGCGGGGATCAGAAGCTTCCGGAATACATGCGCTGCCTGGATTTACGGACACCTGAACGGTTTCTCCCCGCCACCGGATATCCAAATGCTGCCCGTCCTGGTATCCCGCATGGTCCAGTACCGGATAGCCCAGGCGCGTCAGCTCCTGCTTCAATAAGCCGCGCCGGTCCGCCGGGACCTCCGCTTCCCTGGATGAACGGAAGACGAGCCCGATGTCCGCCAGCGCGCGAAGTGGGCGCAGCTCGTTCAGCAGCGGCTCGCTGTCGCTGCGCAGAAGCAGATGCTGCTCCTTGCCCGGATGCGGGAGCAGAGACAGCTGCCCGTAACGGGTGACAAGCTGGCGGATTTCCGCCAGAACCTGCGACGGAACCTCCCATCTGGCCAGCCCTTGCAGGCTGGAGCAGATCGTTTCGGCGCTCATCCCGCTTGCGGCGGCATTCCAGAGCGATAACGGGGTGATGCGATATGTATGAAACGACGAAGGACTTTTGAGCAGATCGGCATACTGCGACAGCTGCCGGCGGGCCTGCTCGAATTCGGGGTGTGCGGTCTCAAGCAGAACGGTCCGATCCCTTTGGACGATGCATGGCTTCGGGGTCATCGTCGATTCCTCCTTTGGCATGAATTTTGCGAAAAATGGTCTCAGTTCCTAAAAAAAAGAAGTCCACATCCAAACAAGCATTGGATCTGAACTTCCCCTTATGATCTATAGGATTGCCAAAAATCGCCCGTTCATGCGCCTGCCTTAAAGACGGCAGGTTCTCTAGCCTTCCTCCCTGCAGCTTGACACCATCTCCACGAGCAGCTGAACGCCGTAGCGCATCGCCTCTTCATCGAAATCAAACATCGGATGGTGGTGCGGGTATACCGCATCTTTCTGCGGGTTCCCTGCGCCCACGAACATGAAGCAGCCCGGAAGCTTCTGCAGATAGTAAGCGAAATCCTCGGCCGGCATCAGCTTCGGCGACAGCTGTACCTGCCCTTCTCCGAACACCTTCGGCGCAATGCGGAAGAACCGGGCCGTCTCCTGCTCATCATTCACCAGGGCCGGATAGCCGATCAGATAACGGACCGACGATTCCGTGCCATAGGTTTCGGATACGGTGCGGGCCATCATTTCGATCCGCTCGCGGATCAGCGTCCGCGTAGCCTCGTCGAACGTGCGCACCGTTCCGGTAATCCGGCAGGACGATGCGATCACGTTCTGCGCCGTGCCTGCCTGCATCGTTCCGATCGTGACAACCGCAGGCTGCAGCGGATCGACCGTTCGGCTGACGATCGTCTGCAGCTGCATGACAAGCGCAGCCCCGGCTACAAGCGCATCCGCCGTCACATGCGGCATCCCGCCGTGACCGCCGCGTCCGGTAATATCGATGAAGAATTCATCCGCAGCGGCCATGAGCGGCCCCGGGGCGCTTGCTGCGGTGCCGACAGGGAGCGGCGTCCACAGATGAAGACCGTAGACCACGTCGGCGCCTTCGATGGCACCGTCCTTGATCATCTCGATCGCCCCGCCGGGGCATACCTCCTCGGCAGGCTGGAACATGAACCGGATTTCGCCCGGAAGCTCCTCCCGGTATGTGCTGTAGTAAGCGGCTGCTCCAAGCAGCATGGAGGTATGGCCGTCATGTCCGCAGGCATGCATCACTCCGGGAACGCTGGATTTGTATTCACAGCTCTTGCCGTCCTCGATCGGCAGCGCGTCCATGTCCGCTCGCAGGACGATTGTTTTTCCAGGCTTGTCGCCCCTTAAAATGCCAATGACGCCGTAACCGCCGACATCGGTCTTGACCTCGAGGCCGAGCTCCCGCAACCGGTCCGCAACAAATCTCGAGGTTTCCTTCTCATGATACGATACTTCCGGATTCATATGTAAATGACGTCGCCACTCTACCATTCGCGGAAACCACTGTTCCCAAAATGCTTCCTTCATCAAGCTTCATCATCCTCCCCGAACTATGAACGATCATTCGATCGAAATGTAACCGTTAAGGCTCCCCAGAAGCAGGCCGTGTCCGACCATAGCGTCTGCGCTGCCCTGCTGAACCTTTCGGAACACGTCCCGAAGCGGAACCCATACGGCAGCCACGTCGTCATCGTCCGGACGGCGGTCCAGAGCGCGGTCCGGCTTCACCGCATCCGTAAAAAAATAATGCACCTTCCGGTTCGCGAGCGAAGCCATCGGGTATGCACTGCCCATATAGCTCAAATCCTTGCACAGAATGCCCGCTTCCTCTTCCAGCTCGCGCCGGGCGGCTGCGGCTGCCTCTTCCCCGGGACGGACGGTCCCTCCGGGAAGCTCCCAAGTCATCTCGTCCACCGCTTCCCGATACTGGCGCACCAGCAGCAGGCACCCTTCATGAAGCGCGACCACCGAGGCTGATTCCGGCAGCTGGTCGAATACAACGATTTCGTGCTGATCGTTCTCCTCTACTGCATAATATTCCGTCCTGTACACGGTCCGGTTCATTTCGCTCCCCGCCTTTCGCTGAATGATAAACCATATGAATATATAACCGCGCGGATGGAAAGCGTACATTTCAAAACCGATCTGCTCCTCGTTTTATTCTAACAGAAAAGAGGAATGCCTGTCGTCACCAAAATATCTTCTGGATACATGGTCTCAAATTGAAGCCGGGCGGGCGCTACAGGCTTGCAGAAGTTCTTGAAACATACTATCATATTAAAGAACTTTGCTAGGAATATTAAGGGGGTTTATGACCACATGATTTTTGAAAATACAGGCTTAGACGGATTACACAGCGATTTGGCTTACCTCGACGAATGTGCGGAAAAGGTAGGATTCATTCGCTGGCAGTGGGAATACTACCGCGCTACATACGATTTGAAAATCGAAGATAAAAAGAACCAGGCAGAATACTTCCTGCGCATCAACACGCGCGCCGTGGAAGGCAGGCTGGAGAAGCCTGACACCATTCTTAAGATTGAAGCCGTCTATATGGGCAAGGCTACCTTCCCTCACGGTCTGGAGTATGAGAGCATGGCGCCTCAGCCGGTCATGAATGTGGCCACCAAGAAGATTCAGGAGCTGAAAGCTCTGCTGGAAGCGTAGTGGTTACGCCATGAATACGACCAAACCTCAGCCGAAGAGAGGCACACCTGATTTCCAGCTGCTCATCATGACTTTGCTGCTGGTGGGATTCGGACTGATTATGGTGTTCAGTTCCAGCTCCAGCTTGACCGTCTTCAATGAGAAATTCAACAACGATCCGCTTTACTTTACGAAGCGTCAGGCCGCCTTTGCCGTACTGGGTACCTTTGTCATGTTCGTGGCAATGAACATCAACTACAAGAAATACAAGAAGCTGTTCCTTCCTGTATTTTTTCTAACACTGATCCTGCTCATCTTGGTCGTGATGCTCGGCAAGACGACCAACGGCGCCGTCAGCTGGTTCCAGCTCGGGTCGCTGGGCATTCAGCCTACCGAGCTTGCCAAGATCGCTACGATCGTGTATCTGTCCGCCTTGATCACGAAGAAAGGGGAGCGCATCCGTCAATGGAAGGGCGGATTCTTCCCCGTCCTGATCATCGTGGGCATCGTCGCCGGGCTCATCATGCTGCAGCCGGATCTCGGCTCCTGCTTCATTCTGGTCGCGACCTGCGGGCTGCTCATCTATGCGGGCGGAGCGAACCTCAAGCATATTCTCGGCTGTATTTCGCTCGTCGCGCTCGGTTTGGTGCTTACGCTCGGCGTCGGCTCGCTGTTTAACTCAGACGATACTCCGGAGGAAGCCTCCAAGAACTATAAGATCGGACGGATCGAGGCTTTTCTGGATCCCTTCAAGGATGAATCGAGTACGGGCTACAACCTGGTCCAATCCCTGATTGCCATCGGTCAAGGCGGGGTCACCGGGGCAGGCTTCGGCGAGAGCGTGCAGAAGCTGCATTATTTGCCAAACCCCTACAACGACTTTATTTTCTCCGTCATCGGCGAGGAATTCGGCTTTATCGGCACGGCCTTATTTTTACTGTTCTACTTGTATTTCATTATCCGGGGCATCATCGTCTCGCTCCGATGCTCCGATCCTTTCGGGACGCTGACGGGCGTGGGCATCATGGGCCTCATCGCCATTCAGGCCTTCATTAATATCGGCGGCGTGACCAACACGATTCCGATTACCGGCGTTACCCTTCCGTTTATCAGCTACGGCGGCTCATCCCTGCTCGTCAT from Paenibacillus ihbetae includes:
- the ftsW gene encoding putative lipid II flippase FtsW, coding for MNTTKPQPKRGTPDFQLLIMTLLLVGFGLIMVFSSSSSLTVFNEKFNNDPLYFTKRQAAFAVLGTFVMFVAMNINYKKYKKLFLPVFFLTLILLILVVMLGKTTNGAVSWFQLGSLGIQPTELAKIATIVYLSALITKKGERIRQWKGGFFPVLIIVGIVAGLIMLQPDLGSCFILVATCGLLIYAGGANLKHILGCISLVALGLVLTLGVGSLFNSDDTPEEASKNYKIGRIEAFLDPFKDESSTGYNLVQSLIAIGQGGVTGAGFGESVQKLHYLPNPYNDFIFSVIGEEFGFIGTALFLLFYLYFIIRGIIVSLRCSDPFGTLTGVGIMGLIAIQAFINIGGVTNTIPITGVTLPFISYGGSSLLVMMLSMGIVLSISRDSNRPAKQEQVKSVIKKDYRTAR
- a CDS encoding PHP domain-containing protein; translation: MPIRLPDDVKGGCDLHTHTQASDGMNRPSQNVQLAFERGLHALAITDHDTVAGVEEALLAGGRLGIEVVPGVEISTMAGGKDIHILGYYVNIHDEVFLGRLAELRRTRELRNEKILAKLKELGISITMDEVIRGLGRELAPDESIGRPHIADALVRKGHAGSMREAFDRYLAQGAAAYVPQERIHPSVACGWIRDAGGVPVLAHPGIYGDDELVDMIIREAAPVGIEVYHSDHGADDETRYLAMAERYSLIVTGGSDYHGVRQGEVFHGDIGARRVAAEVLDQLRNSRRSGQ
- a CDS encoding helicase-associated domain-containing protein — its product is MTAMGNHESGGTASLDQLRPLERTVLCSIWRRFAGRPFNEDHLRTLIIPRLSGAEVQLGVQLLRRRGWIRAASKGWNEWEYFIPFHQLGSLQSSFCGLQSVPEAAEPSRLLQEGSAGISLDVFNTLVYALKTSLAVTSRGVLHKKHIRRLEEIAALSPADLDAAVLRFTQHEAYPPQVALILDLLQSLGLAAVERHGLIINRRALGEWLKLSREAMDNRLLFMLMERCIPENPAYQHFVWRLCDPSLPSGRWIDPVLLLAESYDDSQKGEDSGTSNRLNAGDVLPWLRLLAGCGYIDLGADGDGSIVFRWRITPSPAPAFSGDIVSSEAECGRLYIQPDFDILIPPDVPYTLRFQAALCTERLSDDVMSVYRLTRDSVLDAVRAGIDPDQIIELLEKGSAAGFPDHVRTAIVQWGMEDDSGNRPHPPANRLRQGNADLADLADLADLADVAGAGINRYSLPWSLDSAAAGSEERVGGFDEARSEPNGMEEQVPDIDSLLPDLTRIPAMWTKEWRAYHSSTAKQMMEQALALSVKLEISIDGRRMEFIPRELGRNPWKMTGALYPPDSGGPESVVQLGEGQWREMRLLLPGSV
- a CDS encoding DNA repair helicase XPB, producing the protein MTPKPCIVQRDRTVLLETAHPEFEQARRQLSQYADLLKSPSSFHTYRITPLSLWNAAASGMSAETICSSLQGLARWEVPSQVLAEIRQLVTRYGQLSLLPHPGKEQHLLLRSDSEPLLNELRPLRALADIGLVFRSSREAEVPADRRGLLKQELTRLGYPVLDHAGYQDGQHLDIRWRGETVQVSVNPGSACIPEASDPRMEENGQGFQLRDYQREAAASIRDAGGAGGSGVIVLPCGAGKTVIGMAAMRELQCETLILTSNTTSVRQWVDELLKKTTLTPEDIGEYSGHRKEVRPVTVATYQILTHRRGKGDEQLHMKLFNERRWGLIIYDEVHLLPAPVFRATADIQATRRLGLTATLIREDGREHDVFSLIGPKRYEMPWKELEDQGWIAEVDCLEVKVPMPSHLRAEYRAAGKREQYRLAAENPVKLPTLIRLIERHPGAQILVIGQYLDQLKAIADRLQAPLITGRMAQNERHAWYAAFRSGETRLLVVSKVANFAVDLPDASVAIEVSGSYGSRQEEAQRLGRLLRPKQGENKAHFYTLVTEDSREELFALRRRMFLIEQGYEYHAMTVMEEAAPAPADAKRASGRNERKPAGKREASST
- a CDS encoding YlbG family protein, whose protein sequence is MLAERTGFIIWVSDVKAARNLEKYGSVHYISRRMHYVVMYVNADRAEETMKNIRRLSYVRKIERSYRNEIKTEYNSKGPDKAKFYGP
- a CDS encoding selenium metabolism-associated LysR family transcriptional regulator, which encodes MNFHQLHIFYTVAERGSFSAAAQALHMSQPAVTMQIQALEEHFGTKLLNRSTKRIELSEAGRILLPYARKILELSRETDAAMAAFSNMLLGRLQLGASLTIGEYVLPRLLGPFGRAYPDISIMLKVMNTSQILEEIAGHQLNFGLIEAPVEHPDMVLEPVMEDELKLIVPSGHPLAARPDPVELHEVLTYPFVLREKGSGTRKVMEDVLIERGIDPRGIRTVMELGSTGAVKSAVEEGLGITMLSTSTVKHETALGLVKMIDIADASFRRNFYAIQLRSALLPMSATTFLTYLKEQRQ
- a CDS encoding YlbF family regulator; the encoded protein is MSVSEINTIDMAEVLTYAYEIGDMINASVEVADYLYWKQAVERDPAIQSLIKKLEAKKELFEETQRFGHFHPNYHSAKDEVSKVEAELEAFEPVVRFKQAEKNLDDLLHSMSERIAFSVSSSIKVPSNDPLPKKGCGSGGACQCG
- a CDS encoding NUDIX domain-containing protein, whose protein sequence is MNRTVYRTEYYAVEENDQHEIVVFDQLPESASVVALHEGCLLLVRQYREAVDEMTWELPGGTVRPGEEAAAAARRELEEEAGILCKDLSYMGSAYPMASLANRKVHYFFTDAVKPDRALDRRPDDDDVAAVWVPLRDVFRKVQQGSADAMVGHGLLLGSLNGYISIE
- a CDS encoding YugN family protein, with amino-acid sequence MIFENTGLDGLHSDLAYLDECAEKVGFIRWQWEYYRATYDLKIEDKKNQAEYFLRINTRAVEGRLEKPDTILKIEAVYMGKATFPHGLEYESMAPQPVMNVATKKIQELKALLEA
- a CDS encoding M20 family metallopeptidase, whose product is MKEAFWEQWFPRMVEWRRHLHMNPEVSYHEKETSRFVADRLRELGLEVKTDVGGYGVIGILRGDKPGKTIVLRADMDALPIEDGKSCEYKSSVPGVMHACGHDGHTSMLLGAAAYYSTYREELPGEIRFMFQPAEEVCPGGAIEMIKDGAIEGADVVYGLHLWTPLPVGTAASAPGPLMAAADEFFIDITGRGGHGGMPHVTADALVAGAALVMQLQTIVSRTVDPLQPAVVTIGTMQAGTAQNVIASSCRITGTVRTFDEATRTLIRERIEMMARTVSETYGTESSVRYLIGYPALVNDEQETARFFRIAPKVFGEGQVQLSPKLMPAEDFAYYLQKLPGCFMFVGAGNPQKDAVYPHHHPMFDFDEEAMRYGVQLLVEMVSSCREEG